From a single Peromyscus maniculatus bairdii isolate BWxNUB_F1_BW_parent chromosome 4, HU_Pman_BW_mat_3.1, whole genome shotgun sequence genomic region:
- the Rad51 gene encoding DNA repair protein RAD51 homolog 1 — protein MAMQMQLDANADTSVEEESFGPQPISRLEQCGVNANDVKKLEEAGFHTVEAVAYAPKKELINIKGISEAKAEKILTEAAKLVPMGFTTATEFHQRRSEIIQITTGSKELDKLLQGGIETGSITEMFGEFRTGKTQICHTLAVTCQLPIDRGGGEGKAMYIDTEGTFRPERLLAVAERYGLSGSDVLDNVAYARGFNTDHQTQLLYQASAMMVESRYALLIVDSATALYRTDYSGRGELSARQMHLARFLRMLLRLADEFGVAVVITNQVVAQVDGAAMFAADPKKPIGGNIIAHASTTRLYLRKGRGETRICKIYDSPCLPEAEAMFAINADGVGDAKD, from the exons CAATGTGGCGTAAATGCCAATGATGTGAAGAAATTAGAAGAAGCTGGTTTCCATACGGTGGAGGCTGTTGCTTATGCACCAAAGAAGGAACTGATAAATATTAAGGGAATTAGTGAAGCCAAAGCTGAGAAAATTCTG aCTGAGGCAGCAAAATTAGTTCCAATGGGTTTCACCACTGCAACTGAATTTCACCAAAGACGGTCAGAAATCATACAGATTACTACTGGCTCCAAAGAGCTTGACAAACTGCTTCAAG GTGGAATTGAGACTGGATCTATCACAGAGATGTTTGGAGAATTCCGAACTGGGAAGACACAGATCTGTCATACATTGGCTGTAACATGCCAG cttcccattGATCGTGGTGGAGGTGAAGGAAAGGCCATGTACATTGACACTGAGGGTACATTTAGGCCAGAACGGCTGCTAGCAGTGGCTGAGAG ATACGGTCTCTCTGGCAGTGATGTCCTAGATAATGTAGCTTATGCTCGAGGGTTCAACACAGACCACCAAACCCAGCTCCTTTATCAAGCATCGGCTATGATGGTAGAATCCAG GTACGCACTGCTCATTGTAGACAGTGCTACTGCCCTCTACAGAACAGACTACTCGGGTCGCGGAGAGCTTTCAGCCAGGCAAATGCATTTGGCCAGATTTCTGAGGATGCTGCTGCGACTTGCTGATGAG TTTGGTGTAGCGGTGGTAATCACCAACCAGGTAGTAGCCCAAGTGGATGGAGCAGCCATGTTTGCTGCAGATCCCAAAAAACCCATTGGAGGAAACATCATTGCCCATGCATCGACAACCAG GCTGTActtgaggaaaggaagaggggagacCAGAATCTGCAAAATCTACGACTCTCCCTGTCTTCCTGAAGCTGAAGCCATGTTTGCCATTAATGCAGATGGAGTGGGAGATGCCAAGGACTGA